The following are encoded together in the Penicillium digitatum chromosome 3, complete sequence genome:
- a CDS encoding Integral membrane protein gives MPEIDMYSSTEIELDENSSSRQNGTRWPRRSGLHILQGRPWRDTSNRRAQPWSPAWWIALVCLITFAAPAAAVLLDFENCISKTILESDPLQLQFVPTNVSVKFNLTNPLHPLTITVYGNVSGTVSRTAHYPAPDSSVWTNPNWTDGKIQDVSRTNNKYSTLMTDLNVLSFTPFHNASRFRDSVTQGTLPLGPVFNYNLSDLETLRAFTVEHNMLSTYRFGTITPLLSVRSGDASAAQLACISLSATPDLGTPLKSAITYVPLVILILVGIATIIAAMYSPWGTTDLFRWTSNYGRDEDVLRLVTPGFADCLQYLQFAVLTGSLSLDYPGFFQPAVSQGAWSTLMFNQSFVSSGMGRDPVVDGLYAINGTYGLDRMNHLCYSRLHSHFDGCIVSNLIRIVFNFLLLPIISLSFFQLVIARQSTAYSVALAAVVLIILACFSIWVIRVILTTRPKSHLFDDLPTVLLYGPLYNTYCDDAAAFGVVPIILNIARGIAIGALQPSGIAQVDRLT, from the exons ATGCCCGAAATAGACATGTACAGCTCGACGGAGATTGAGCTGGATGAAAATTCATCATCTCGACAGAATGGAACGAGGTGGCCGCGACGTAGTGGATTGCACATCTTGCAAGGTCGGCCATGGCGCGACACTTCGAATCGCCGAGCACAACCATGGAGCCCCGCGTGGTGGATTGCACTGGTTTGCTTAATAACTTTTGCGGCGCCAGCCGCTGCTGTTCTATTGGACTTTGAAAACTGTATATCAAAAACTATCCTCGAGTCCGACCCTCTACAACTTCAATTCGTCCCTACCAACGTGTCCGTCAAATTCAACCTTACCAACCCTCTACATCCGCTCACCATCACGGTATATGGGAATGTGTCAGGAACCGTGTCTCGAACCGCACACTACCCCGCACCGGATTCCTCCGTCTGGACAAATCCCAATTGGACCGATGGGAAGATTCAGGATGTGAGCCGCACCAACAACAAGTACAGCACGCTGATGACGGATCTCAATGTACTCAGCTTCACACCCTTCCACAATGCCTCTCGTTTCCGTGACTCGGTCACGCAAGGTACTCTCCCATTAGGCCCAGTCTTCAACTACAACCT GAGTGACTTGGAAACATTACGAGCGTTCACCGTTGAACATAATATGCTTTCAACCTACCGTTTCGGGACCATCACACCGTTATTATCGGTTCGCTCTGGAGATGCATCCGCGGCTCAGCTCGCCTGTATTTCATTGAGCGCTACGCCGGACCTAGGAACGCCTCTCAAAAGTGCCATCACCTATGTGCCTCTTGTAATTTTGATACTTGTGGGGATTGCGACCATCATCGCCGCCATGTATAGCCCTTGGGGCACAACTGATCTATTTCGGTGGACGAGCAATTATGGCCGTGATGAGGACGTTCTCCGGCTCGTCACTCCTGGGTTTGCAGATTGCCTGCAATACCTCCAGTTCGCAGTCTTGACGGGTTCGCTTTCTTTGGATTACCCAGGTTTCTTCCAGCCTGCTGTAAGTCAGGGAGCATGGTCTACTCTCATGTTCAACCAGAGTTTCGTGAGCTCTGGAATGGGCCGCGATCCCGTTGTTGATGGCTTATATGCTATCAACGGAACTTATGGCCTCGATCGAATGAACCATCTG TgctattccagattgcaTTCGCACTTCGATGGCTGTATCGTGA GTAACCTCATTCGCAttgtcttcaatttccttctcTTGCCGATTATCTCCCTTTCCTTCTTCCAGCTGGTTATTGCTCGTCAATCGACCGCTTACAGTGTTGCCTTGGCAGCCGTCGTGCTTATCATTCTCGCTTGCTTCTCCATTTGGGTTATTCGAGTGATTCTTACCACACGACCCAAGTCTCACCTCTTTGATGATCTTCCTACGGTGCTATTGTATGGGCCACTATATAATACATACTGTGATGATGCAGCAGCCTTCGGTGTCGTGCCGATAATCTTGAACATCGCTCGCGGGATAGCCATTGGTGCTCTGCAGCCATCTGGCATTGCTCAGGTG GACCGACTCACATGA
- a CDS encoding Integral membrane protein translates to MPSLTVSDAARGWIGYLILVLHAMVLIFGFFLNAMQTLIEVLARLAGAGGTTRGGLTKVLGMRQLSRRTPRRDLTRQSMGSDAAMLGHSDDRMSSQFDGSRPHSLSGSSGLLLNRATASDGRASAVYDYPGSQGGTHSCAPSGGFPTPTSTAYQGAGFFSSPSSGTMMGKNPRDPYYRPPRPGRRTPPESAALEKGKSPSKGFLKSRASRRAVKTEDDLGDGTMSGRATPVPAYLAAPKDDMELDTPRKPKDYAVREVDFYYGVRGPPLSHSGTRKLKTGPADPTGPVSSATGWFRGLLQRKTKDNAKGFEVVRSARAPPPGLFPRGGDYNDQDQDDTGTPSAGHSRNVSTSHVPYQDSDNDQDPERSSETRPPALPPLKTSIGGGIELPSRTGSHHTKAPGEQDADLTGVGLSVLTETQSHNSEVGQRSEHHLQPEGSTTARLPFSGSSSPSRERGLSMTSTSRSRSNSSSKQTGPRAGRPSSMGYVPQYRAHDHIHEASPDEMSFTGSSAELVDETALGRHEF, encoded by the coding sequence ATGCCATCATTGACGGTTTCGGATGCGGCGCGAGGCTGGATCGGATATTTGATCCTTGTGCTACATGCCATGGTTCTAATCTTTGGGTTCTTCCTCAATGCGATGCAAACATTGATCGAGGTCCTGGCAAGATTGGCTGGTGCAGGCGGTACCACTCGTGGTGGCTTGACCAAGGTACTTGGTATGCGTCAGCTGTCCAGGCGCACTCCGCGGCGTGATCTTACTCGCCAGAGCATGGGGTCGGACGCTGCTATGCTTGGCCACAGCGATGACCGTATGTCGTCTCAATTTGATGGATCGCGTCCCCACAGTCTCTCTGGGAGCTCCGGTCTGCTTCTGAACCGTGCCACAGCTAGTGATGGCAGAGCCAGCGCTGTTTATGATTATCCCGGATCGCAAGGGGGCACGCACAGTTGTGCTCCCAGTGGAGGATTCCCCACGCCTACCTCGACTGCCTATCAAGGTGCCGGCTTCTTTAGCTCACCCAGTAGTGGTACGATGATGGGAAAGAACCCCCGCGATCCCTATTATCGACCACCCCGCCCGGGGCGAAGAACCCCCCCGGAAAGTGCTGCTCTCGAGAAGGGGAAGAGTCCGTCAAAGGGCTTCTTGAAATCAAGAGCAAGCCGCCGAGCAGTCAAAACCGAAGACGACCTAGGAGATGGCACCATGTCTGGCCGGGCCACACCTGTCCCAGCATATCTAGCAGCACCAAAGGATGATATGGAGCTCGATACCCCACGCAAGCCGAAGGATTATGCTGTTCGTGAGGTTGATTTCTACTACGGTGTTCGAGGTCCACCGCTCTCTCACAGCGGCACCCGAAAGTTAAAAACTGGCCCAGCTGACCCCACAGGCCCAGTCTCCTCTGCGACGGGCTGGTTCCGAGGCTTGCTCCAAAGGAAAACCAAGGATAATGCCAAAGGATTTGAGGTGGTTCGAAGTGCTCGTGCGCCTCCTCCAGGTCTATTCCCGCGAGGAGGAGACTATAATGATCAGGATCAGGATGATACAGGCACGCCATCTGCCGGCCATTCTCGAAATGTTTCTACTAGCCATGTTCCCTATCAGGATTCAGATAATGACCAGGATCCCGAGCGGTCAAGTGAGACACGCCCGCCAGCACTACCGCCACTTAAAACTTCAATTGGTGGTGGCATCGAGTTGCCGAGTCGAACGGGTTCTCACCATACAAAGGCACCTGGTGAACAAGACGCAGATTTGACTGGGGTTGGTCTTTCAGTTCTGACCGAAACCCAGTCGCACAACTCTGAGGTAGGCCAGCGCTCCGAGCACCATCTCCAGCCAGAAGGCTCCACCACCGCGCGCTTACCTTTCAGTGGGAGTAGCTCGCCATCTCGTGAACGAGGTCTGTCTATGACCTCTACTTCAAGGTCAAGGTCAAACTCCTCGAGCAAGCAAACGGGGCCTCGAGCTGGACGGCCCTCGAGTATGGGCTATGTTCCTCAATACCGGGCACACGACCACATCCACGAGGCAAGCCCCGATGAGATGTCGTTTACAGGCAGCTCAGCAGAACTTGTTGATGAAACTGCGCTGGGCAGGCACGAATTCTAG
- a CDS encoding Zinc finger, RING-type has translation MANAYHASSGSSQNPQGRQERRTVGANDRPHLLSELNSQPRQVPSATGIVRPCRSFCSREGNLPCGPSLDESDFCPVCRRQFLPLSPDRPLEARQAHTRACIEGYLRPTPPSRTSSVQLGPPLPHLPPATHMLQFVATEKDCLGEDGQAAECTICMEDYEVGQILARLECLCKFHKHCIVDWTEGHSERERVI, from the exons ATGGCCAACGCGTACCATGCCTCATCA GGTTCGAGCCAAAATCCTCAAGGTCGTCAGGAACGACGAACTGTGGGTGCAAATGACCGCCCACACTTATTGAGCGAACTGAACTCGCAACCTCGTCAAGTTCCTTCTGCCACCGGCATCGTGCGGCCATGCCGTTCTTTCTGTAGCCGCGAGGGCAACCTGCCGTGCGGGCCATCCCTAGATGAGAGTGATTTCTGCCCCGTATGCAGACGCCAATTCCTTCCACTGAGTCCCGACCGGCCGCTTGAGGCGCGTCAAGCTCACACCCGGGCATGCATTGAGGGCTATCTGAGACCGACTCCCCCATCACGAACATCATCCGTACAACTGGGTCCTCCACTGCCGCACCTTCCACCAGCAACCCACATGCTTCAATTCGTGGCCACGGAGAAGGACTGCCTAGGTGAAGATGGCCAGGCAGCGGAGTGCACGATCTGCATGGAGGACTATGAGGTTGGGCAGATTCTGGCCCGGCTTGAGTGCCTGTGCAAGTTCCACAAGCACTGCATTGTCGATTG GACTGAGGGGCATtctgagagagagagag TGATCTAG
- a CDS encoding C6 transcription factor (War1), putative yields MGPDNNQYPELHNVPGEAKRSRACEPCRQLKVRCDPDPAHPEGSCKRCAKARRTCVVTAPTRKRQKKTDSRVAELERKIDALTATLQASNSTSALFSGGARQQLSQPGQRDEQLADRGWIGGESKIAGSKRQHTGEVKDSSSGLLAPRYSRPGSPSAEQIPSHPSKHWRRPVSGDSAPPPLPRPEAGDEFSDMIDRGIIDYNTASAAFERYINQMAPEMPFVVFPPGTTMGEVRRNKPYLFLAIIAVAVGPFNPDAQPILVNETYRLIAEHVVVKGHKSLELVQTIVVCSIWYLPPDNFDEIKFYSLTHMAAVMAMELGLNRPTSGSRRGFNMIRELIMKKPTGPAFDPDGPEARRTWVACYYLPVQMSAALRRAHLVTWQPYMDECLEILDTHPDALPSDRGLKWWAKLGLLMEDAGRRFCAEDPGIIATFADSKAWYNIKLFEGRLAQWREEVPRDLYLGPMIHTEHVLNLFVHEPAMSVDYNTGNTSPAHDNLHKSSIAAVIEALTTAIRCIHESLDLICAIEVDRLISLPTTTLARTTYPVVSLIKIYTLFMSPDSRIRQILEVESLKLDYYLDKVIAHYRAAAARDGGRGAAKFGNVMVLLRNWFIKKRDQGDQGRELKEAFSRDQNPTEHRQTHRSHDTPTVTPSNPRTHVAQGMTPLHFLSEVAMGDPAHRAKNPDSQHAIPGQPRSSNHSPNSTVNRMATPSSSSFGPDLPQTSWSSGASYSTTLPSSDSNPIETRGYYLPYPHTDLTQNYPDIPPSAQTQGYPDMSTVAGMQLAPPMGMAPEVGMDPNLGDPWYTLGNMMDGGLVAFPLSFDGNFGLF; encoded by the exons ATGGGTCCAGACAACAATCAATACCCAGAGCTGCATAACGTCCCAGGCGAAGCCAAACGGTCGCGGGCGTGTGAGCCCTGCCGACAGTTGAAAGTGCGCTGCGACCCAGATCCGGCGCACCCGGAAGGGTCATGCAAGCGGTGCGCCAAAGCGCGGCGGACGTGTGTTGTGACAGCGCCGACGCGCAAGCGTCAGAAAAAGACTGACAGCCGGGTAGCGGAGTTGGAGCGGAAGATCGATGCTTTGACAGCGACTCTACAGGCGTCGAATTCGACTAGTGCGCTGTTCTCTGGTGGAGCGAGACAGCAACTGTCGCAGCCTGGGCAGCGGGATGAACAGCTGGCTGATCGGGGGTGGATAGGCGGGGAGTCGAAGATCGCGGGGAGCAAGCGACAGCATACCGGCGAAGTCAAGGATTCGTCTAGCGGATTGCTGGCGCCGCGGTATTCGCGACCGGGTAGTCCATCTGCAGAGCAGATTCCTAGCCATCCGTCGAAGCATTGGCGCAGACCTGTCAGTGGTGATTCTGCGCCGCCACCGCTGCCAAGACCTGAGGCTGGGGATGAGTTTTCTGATATGATCGATAGGGGTATTATAGATTACAATACTGCTAGCGCGGCTTTTGAGAGGTACATTAACCAAATGGCACCAGAAATGCCGTTTGTTGTTTTCCCGCCGGGGACTACGATGGGCGAGGTTCGGCGCAATAAACCATACTTGTTCCTTGCGATCATCGCCGTTGCCGTTGGTCCCTTTAATCCCGACGCGCAGCCGATCCTTGTGAATGAGACGTATCGTCTTATCGCCGAGCATGTTGTTGTCAAAGGCCACAAGTCGCTTGAGCTGGTCCAGACTATAGTTGTCTGTTCTATCTGGTATCTACCACCAGATAACTTCGACGAGATCAAGTTTTATTCTTTGACCCACATGGCTGCGGTTATGGCAATGGAACTTGGATTGAACCGTCCCACTTCCGGAAGTAGACGGGGCTTCAATATGATCCGTGAGCTGATCATGAAAAAGCCGACGGGACCAGCATTTGATCCAGATGGACCGGAGGCAAGGCGGACGTGGGTTGCTTGTTATTACTTACCTGTCCA GATGTCGGCGGCTTTGAGGAGAGCACACTTGGTCACCTGGCAGCCATACATGGACGAGTGCCTTGAGATTCTAGACACCCACCCGGATGCCCTTCCCTCCGACCGGGGATTGAAATGGTGGGCAAAGCTGGGACTGCTGATGGAGGATGCTGGACGTCGTTTCTGTGCGGAAGATCCTGGAATCATTGCCACCTTCGCAGACAGTAAGGCGTGGTATAATATCAAGTTGTTTGAGGGTCGATTGGCACAGTGGAGAGAAGAGGTCCCGCGGGATCTTTACCTTG GTCCAATGATTCACACCGAGCATGTCTTGAATCTTTTCGTCCATGAACCTGCAATGAGCGTAGACTACAACACTGGCAACACCTCTCCAGCTCACGACAATTTGCACAAGTCGTCAATTGCGGCGGTCATCGAGGCGTTGACCACGGCCATCCGCTGCATTCATGAGAGTCTGGACCTCATTTGCGCCATTGAGGTTGACCGACTCATTTCCTTGCCTACAACGACATTAGCGCGGACAACATACCCCGTGGTCAGTTTGATCAAAATATACACATTGTTTATGTCGCCGGACAGTCGAATCAGGCAGATTCTCGAGGTGGAAAGTCTCAAACTCGATTATTATCTGGACAAAGTCATCGCACATTACCGTGCCGCCGCCGCGCGTGATGGCGGCCGAGGAGCAGCGAAATTTGGAAACGTTATGGTTCTGTTGCGCAATTGGTTTATCAAAAAGCGTGACCAGGGAGATCAGGGCCGGGAATTGAAAGAGGCCTTTTCACGCGATCAGAATCCCACCGAGCACCGGCAGACACATCGGAGTCATGATACGCCGACCGTGACGCCTTCCAATCCAAGAACGCATGTGGCACAAGGCATGACGCCCCTCCATTTCCTCAGCGAAGTAGCCATGGGCGACCCAGCGCACCGAGCGAAGAATCCCGACTCTCAACACGCAATACCTGGACAACCTCGTTCCTCAAACCACAGTCCAAACTCAACAGTCAACCGAATGGCAACACCAAGTTCATCTAGTTTCGGGCCAGACCTACCCCAAACCAGCTGGTCATCTGGGGCATCATACTCAACCACTCTCCCGAGTTCAGACTCGAACCCGATCGAGACGAGGGGGTATTACCTACCCTATCCACATACCGACCTCACACAGAACTACCCAGACATACCACCGAGTGCGCAGACTCAGGGATACCCGGACATGTCCACTGTGGCTGGTATGCAGCTCGCTCCTCCGATGGGAATGGCACCTGAGGTAGGCATGGACCCGAATCTTGGGGATCCTTGGTATACATTGGGAAATATGATGGATGGAGGACTGGTTGCGTTCCCGCTTTCTTTTGATGGGAACTTCGGACTGTTTTAG
- a CDS encoding Protein kinase-like domain has product MTSYDPNRIASIMLSWHSLDLVSCTRLQTLWAGYGQICALTARATTSQAAEHLSKLCGVEPGVAGTTYPLILKLISPPRKNTTVDEGHLRKMLSYEVEQYFYSEVVPQLGDDIAIAKCVASTRDMDDAEGPSELKGIMATIMVDLRPGFPVAGEKRGALNGTQVRAALDWLAGFHSRSRGLLPASLEGYVLPPLEESRRRQKSGKGVGGGLWLNGGYTYLATRGTEYASLAQDTDSEWSDALCKLSDGSSRSVAEMVAVFLTPCGRAIESYLHGDVKSENLFTTTSGDSVAFFDFQYVGLGLGVCDLAKLFTCSVPLHMLVDGNGILPEQLSMCNGERGLLERYRMSLLPKEESDESELFKWEAFKRHWETALVDWCRFQASWGFWGNTEWLEARVRSILNDQEWRDWLSQNIRSRV; this is encoded by the coding sequence ATGACCTCATATGACCCCAACCGCATCGCCAGCATCATGCTCTCATGGCACTCCCTCGACCTCGTCTCATGCACCAGGCTGCAGACCCTGTGGGCCGGGTACGGCCAAATCTGCGCCCTCACAGCGAGAGCCACAACTTCCCAAGCCGCCGAGCATCTCAGTAAGCTGTGTGGGGTAGAACCAGGCGTTGCGGGAACGACATATCCGCTCATCCTGAAGCTCATCTCACCGCCCCGCAAAAACACCACCGTAGATGAGGGTCATCTACGAAAAATGCTCAGCTACGAGGTAGAGCAGTACTTCTATAGCGAGGTAGTTCCGCAGCTGGGGGACGACATAGCCATAGCCAAATGCGTTGCCTCGACACGCGACATGGACGACGCGGAAGGCCCGTCGGAGCTGAAAGGTATTATGGCTACCATCATGGTCGATTTGCGTCCCGGGTTCCCTGTCGCTGGCGAGAAGAGGGGGGCTCTGAATGGCACACAGGTGCGTGCGGCGCTAGACTGGCTGGCTGGCTTTCATAGTCGCTCAAGAGGACTGTTGCCAGCTAGTCTTGAAGGGTATGTTCTACCGCCGCTTGAAGAAAGCCGTAGACGACAGAAATCGGGCAAAGGTGTTGGGGGTGGGCTGTGGCTGAATGGAGGATATACGTACCTCGCGACACGGGGGACAGAGTACGCATCTCTTGCGCAGGACACGGATTCGGAGTGGTCAGATGCTCTGTGTAAGCTTTCGGACGGGAGCTCCCGATCGGTGGCGGAGATGGTTGCAGTATTTCTAACGCCCTGTGGACGGGCGATTGAGTCATATCTCCATGGCGATGTCAAGTCAGAGAATCTCTTCACGACGACTAGTGGAGACAGTGTGGCGTTCTTTGATTTCCAGTACGTCGGACTAGGTCTCGGAGTCTGCGACCTTGCTAAATTGTTTACCTGCTCGGTTCCGCTGCATATGCTGGTGGATGGCAATGGGATTTTGCCCGAGCAGCTGTCGATGTGTAATGGTGAGAGGGGACTGCTAGAGCGGTATCGGATGAGTCTCCTCCCGAAGGAGGAATCTGATGAATCGGAGCTATTCAAATGGGAAGCGTTTAAACGACACTGGGAGACGGCTTTGGTTGACTGGTGTAGATTCCAGGCTTCGTGGGGATTTTGGGGAAATACAGAGTGGCTGGAGGCCCGTGTAAGATCTATCTTGAATGACCAGGAGTGGAGAGATTGGTTATCTCAGAATATCCGCAGTCGAGTATAG
- a CDS encoding Fungal transcriptional regulatory protein, N-terminal, which yields MRGCLTCRLRHLKCDKSGSKCLRCQRSGRECVPAPGKSEEVSFRHGQNPSLRGKGPPRYGESDLAFPDDQVWVETSSNFDFKDETDQTAAEYYVIPVTRQVSTSRSSSAHSTPPSTMDSSLATPNLIPAYTAGSQLGSRSGSINSPCAPNTPIGQSKLSNVTEAFLLRHFQKYLAPWLDAFNPERHFSTDVIERATHSPLLLYACLAVSACHLSRTTNSIADNVAHGYHERCISIMLSVLDKPEFEIGIDILLSSTVILRFFESISSHSPPNDQQHHLLAGSVYISSHVDSAISGGLASASFWAYVIQDIQFALTYQKCLRLTFAPFDDRLRRWWAAKPALNDGDWTNRAIWLLAETIDFCFNISGRSYDGRLGSPGETALRHRIRDWELSRPDTFMPLHVSPPDPGSGKPFPVAWYTSLWHATAIQHICLTKSLMLIRELEFYDRSMLNFEQPVKLRNDLAETLNFMFGIAISADDDPSLRITACHALFACGSWVEDHVVQGLLIDLLRRTERENGWPWEYVHNQVVQAWRST from the exons ATGAGGGGGTG CCTCACATGTCGTCTGCGCCATCTGAAAT GTGATAAATCTGGCTCGAAATGTCTTCGCTGTCAACGCTCTGGCCGCGAATGTGTACCTGCCCCCGGAAAATCTGAGGAGGTCTCTTTCCGACACGGCCAGAATCCATCGCTGCGTGGAAAGGGGCCCCCGAGATATGGCGAGAGTGATCTTGCTTTTCCGGACGACCAGGTCTGGGTGGAGACGTCTTCCAACT TCGACTTCAAGGATGAAACAGATCAGACGGCAGCTGAATACTATGTGATACCGGTGACTAGGCAGGTGTCAACTTCGAGGTCATCGTCTGCACATTCGACCCCTCCATCAACGATGGATTCTTCGTTGGCAACTCCCAACCTCATTCCTGCTTATACTGCAGGATCTCAACTGGGCTCCAGATCGGGTTCGATCAATTCCCCATGTGCACCTAACACGCCCATTGGCCAGTCCAAGCTATCAAATGTTACCGAAGCCTTTCTGTTGCGGCATTTTCAAAAATACCTCGCGCCGTGG CTTGACGCATTTAACCCCGAACGACATTTCTCTACAGACGTCATTGAGCGCGCAACTCACTCTCCCTTATTACTGTATGCATGTCTAGCAGTCTCTGCATGTCACCTATCCCGAACAACAAATTCTATTGCCGACAACGTCGCGCACGGATACCATGAGCGCTGTATCTCCATCATGCTCTCGGTCCTCGATAAGCCCGAGTTCGAAATCGGAATCGACATCCTTCTCTCCTCAACGGTCATTCTACGGTTTTTCGAATCAATCTCCT CCCATAGTCCCCCAAATGACCAACAACACCATCTCCTAGCCGGTTCAGTGTATATCAGCTCCCACGTGGACTCTGCTATCTCGGGCGGACTGGCATCGGCTTCCTTCTGGGCCTACGTCATTCAAGATATTCAATTCGCGCTCACCTACCAGAAATGCCTGCGGCTAACATTCGCCCCATTCGATGACCGCCTGCGACGATGGTGGGCTGCCAAACCTGCCCTCAACGATGGAGACTGGACAAACCGGGCGATATGGTTATTGGCTGAGACTATCGATTTCTGTTTTAATATCTCGGGCCGAAGTTACGACGGTAGACTCGGAAGCCCGGGGGAGACTGCGCTCCGGCATCGAATTCGTGATTGGGAGCTGAGCCGACCTGATACGTTTATGCCGTTGCATGTTTCGCCGCCGGATCCTGGGAGTGGGAAGCCTTTCCCTGTTGCTTGGTATACGAGTTTGTGGCATG CTACTGCGATTCAACACATCTGTCTCACCAAATCGCTGATGCTCATTCGTGAACTCGAGTTTTATGATCGGAGCATGTTGAATTTCGAGCAGCCTGTCAAACTAAGG AACGATCTCGCCGAAACGCTGAATTTCATGTTCGGAATCGCCATATCTGCCGATGACGATCCTTCACTGCGTATCACAGCTTGCCATGCACTTTTTGCTT GCGGTTCATGGGTGGAAGATCATGTCGTACAGGGTTTGCTGattgatcttcttcgtcgaaCGGAAAGGGAAAATGGCTGGCCGTGGGAATATGTGCACAATCAAGTTGTGCAAGCGTGGAGGTCGACGTAG
- a CDS encoding MFS transporter Fmp42, putative, giving the protein MSLNRISFLEGWERNPAAFLSNPESEDSDPDSYQDLPEGSVASSFPSTYGILNFNPYSGPGWNESPEEPHEDRFSFLGPSFLGLSPTSTRDGRAGACSAQRLGSAERTVHPDPGTTVARSPWVDTTGAYEVSTVRRIAQVWTAVVYCFLAAGVVFGFAALKPILIREKVYRNLCSEAELKEDVDVCYGQEIRLNLMFTIAAVVTNVSALPVGTILDTYGPRVSGIIGSLCLAIGAVLFGTASTLPFDGYIPGYFFLALGGPFVFIPSFHLSNAFPTRSGLILSMLTGAFDASSAVFLIFRLLSDHTGDLVSIDNFFAVYLIVPMFIIAVQIFIMPTTSYKTAGELVQQAEAQVADEMHDRIDESNDRSESERQRLNRRLHRQNIVSNIQNLLDNGTASVLSGNTINDAVFHTNIDAPLDIDTTTRGTHGTTTPHSHTQEQQQQSTTPNPTPGGIWGVLHGHSALYQLRTPWFTLITTFTVLMMLRINYFVATLRSQYTYLLSAETAAQINSAFDILLPIGGLVSVPLIGTFLDIFQTRTVLFILVVLATTIGVLGCIPHPTAAYGNIILFVLYRPFYYTTVSDYAAKVFGFATFGKVRDLMRLR; this is encoded by the exons ATGTCCCTAAATCGTATCTCCTTCCTGGAAGGATGGGAGCGCAACCCCGCAGCCTTTCTCAGCAACCCAGAATCGGAGGATTCGGATCCGGACTCCTACCAAGATCTGCCCGAAGGATCCGTGGCATCTTCATTTCCCTCCACATACGGCATATTGAATTTCAACCCGTATTCGGGGCCAGGTTGGAATGAGAGCCCGGAGGAGCCACATGAAGATCGATTCTCGTTTCTCGGGCCCTCGTTCCTTGGACTCTCACCGACGAGTACCCGTGACGGACGTGCGGGTGCATGTTCAGCGCAGAGGCTGGGATCTGCAGAGCGGACTGTGCACCCGGATCCAGGGACGACCGTTGCTCGGTCGCCTTGGGTGGATACCACGGGTGCCTATGAAGTAAGCACTGTTAGAAGGATTG CCCAGGTTTGGACGGCAGTTGTATACTGTTTCCTAGCTGCTGGAGTCGTTTTCGGCTTTGCGGCTCTCAAGCCCATCCTGATTCGAGAGAAAGTATATCGCAACCTCTGCTCCGAAGCGGAGCTGAAGGAAGATGTCGATGTCTGTTATGGACAGGAGATCCG ATTGAACCTGATGTTTACCATCGCCGCTGTAGTAACCAATGTCTCAGCCCTGCCCGTAGGAACCATCCTAGACACGTATGGACCACGAGTCAGTGGAATTATCGGCAGTCTCTGTCTCGCCATTGGAGCAGTGCTCTTTGGGACAGCCAGCACGCTTCCATTCGATGGATACATCCCAGGTTACTTCTTTCTCGCACTGGGTGGACCATTTGTGTTCATTCCATCTTTCCATCTCTCAAATGCTTTCCCCACCCGATCCGGCCTGATCCTATCAATGCTGACAGGGGCTTTCGATGCCTCGAGTGCTGTATTCCTGATTTTCAGGCTGTTAAGCGACCACACCGGAGACCTCGTATCAATCGACAATTTCTTCGCGGTGTACCTCATCGTGCCAATGTTCATCATCGCAGTACAGATCTTCATAATGCCAACAACATCGTACAAAACCGCAGGTGAGCTCGTGCAACAAGCCGAAGCGCAGGTCGCAGATGAGATGCACGATCGTATAGACGAGTCCAACGACCGCAGCGAGAGCGAGCGCCAGCGTTTAAACCGTCGACTCCATCGCCAAAACATCGTCAGCAATATCCAAAATCTGCTAGACAATGGGACAGCATCTGTGTTATCCGGAAATACCATCAACGACGCCGTCTTCCACACCAACATCGACGCACCACTCGACATCGATACCACTACTAGAGGAACCCACGGGACTACAACCCCTCACTCCCACACGCAagaacaacaacaacaatcAACAACCCCCAATCCGACACCAGGCGGGATCTGGGGCGTTCTTCACGGCCACAGCGCACTGTACCAACTACGCACACCATGGTTTACACTGATAACAACCTTCACAGTTCTAATGATGCTACGAATCAACTACTTCGTCGCAACGCTGCGCTCACAATACACCTACCTGCTCTCCGCCGAGACAGCCGCACAAATCAACTCCGCCTTCGACATTCTCCTACCAATCGGCGGACTCGTTTCCGTCCCGTTGATCGGCACGTTCCTCGACATCTTCCAGACACGCACTGTGTTATTTATCCTGGTGGTGCTGGCAACTACCATTGGTGTGCTGGGTTGTATACCCCATCCGACCGCGGCATATGGAAATATCATTCTCTTCGTGTTATACCGACCGTTCTATTACACCACTGTATCAGACTACGCGGCCAAAGTGTTTGGATTTGCGACGTTTGGGAAAGT GCGGGACTTGATGCGCTTACGTTGA